The following is a genomic window from Neodiprion lecontei isolate iyNeoLeco1 chromosome 4, iyNeoLeco1.1, whole genome shotgun sequence.
CATTGCCATGGCAAGCTGGGATGGGTCTTATTATGGGCCTGAGGACCCAAATTTTCATCGGTATTCGGACCAGGGGAACGTGGCGCGCAACTGGAGCTATTATCCTGAGAATGGCTCCAACGTGCAGCCGAGTATCTCGAACCTGGGTCAACAGCACTTAGCCAATGCCTATCAGGATCCGCAAATGGCTGGTGGTACTCAGTATGCAAGGCCACAGCCTTTCTTTGAGAACAATAGATCGCAGCTTAATCTTCCGCCATTCAAATGCAAAAGTGGGAACCCGAATGACAAACTTAAGAAAAAGAATTACCACGGTAAATTACCGTTTGTCCCTCAGCAAACGATTGATCCCAGTGTCGTTGAGAATTCAAACCTGCATGCAACCGCTGGTGAGTTTATACCTAGCTCCTTGAAGGCGCTGCAAACAGCTGGGACAAACTCGTCTGCCAGTAGTAGTGAAAATAATGGCAGAATTATGCTGGAAAATTATGATTCCTCAACTCAGCATTCGGGAAATTTGACCTTCCACGATTCGAACATGCCGAAAGTTGACCATGTGGATATTAGAAATAAGCGAGATAAGAAGGATAGGAAATATGATGCAAATAAAAAAGGCGATAGTTATAAGCAGAGGGATACTCAGGATGCTCAATATCAAAATACCAATTTGTTTAAGAATTCTGTCAGGAATCAGAATCCGAAGAATCGCAGATTCCAAAATGATAGGTATTCTAACACCAGACATTATTCGGATAATAGTTCTAATTATACGAGCGATAAGGATAGCGATAGAAGAAAATGGACAGGTAATTCCAGTgttcgagaaaattttgaaaacggtTCATATCACGGTGAAGAAGACGCAACTCAATCTGTGGAGGGGACTGTTAATAAGCACTATAAAACCTCTAGACATGATAATACCCGACAATCTGGTGGTTCAGCCAAGTATTACGGCGATCAAAATTATTCTAGTCACAATTCTGAGATGAAGTACAGTCAAACGGGTGGTAAGAGTGTTAGAAGATATTTTAATGAAGATCGTGGAGAACGGTATCGTGATAAAAGAGACAGATACAGTGATAAGTATGAATCTGGGATCAGGGAGAAGAAAACTAGCTATGCAGATTACAATggatacaaaaataattatgaaagaGAGGAAAGAGGGGAACGGAGCAGAGACAAGGATAAATCTAAGGATAAGGATAATTCAAAAGGTATCAGGGATAAAGAGATTGAAAATTGGCGATACAAGAATGACGAAGATGTCAAAGGAGGAAGTAACATGAAGCGATTGAGTAACAAAAGATCGGAGAAAGGTAAGAGATCAATCACCCTTACTTTTGGGATGACATTTATTTTACAGTGTGTCATATCTGGAAATTACTTAcactcatttttttcattctatgcACAGATGATGACGCCAGTCAAAGAGAACGTCTCACTGAACAGTTAAACCGAGGACAATTGGAATGTTTAGTTTGCTGTGATCGTGTCAGGCAGCAAGATGCTGTGTGGTCATGTTCAAATTGCTATCATGTGCTTCACCTTAAGTGCACCAAAAAATGGGCAAAATCTTCACAAGCTGGTAAGTAAACACTAGGTTCGCTGTGAATGAGcatttcgtttctttcaaACCCTTCGCTGCATATGTTTTACTCTACGATTTTTAATTGCAAAAGCCAAATTGTTTCCGTTTCTATGCATAATTCCTGAAAAGAATACTATTCCAATGAGTGATACAAATTCAGTCTAGAAATTATCACAATGATCTCTGACATATATGAATTTGCTATTTTGATACAGAAAATGGATGGCGTTGTCCCGCTTGTCAAAATGTGACAGCAGCTATCCCAGAGGATTACTTTTGCTTCTGTGGTAATACTAACAATCCAGAATGGAATCGACGAGATGTTGCTCACTCGTGTGGCGATGTTTGTGGCCGTCTCAGATCAAAATCAAACTGTGTACACAAATGTAATTTATTGTGCCATCCTGGACCTTGTCCACCTTGTGTTGCAATGGTTACAAAACATTGCGGCTGTGGCAGAACTTCGCAAACTTTAAAATGTAGTACTGGTACACCATTAGTCTGCTCTGCAACTTGTGAGAAACTTTTGAACTGCATAACTCATACCTGTGAGCGAAAATGTCATCATGGAGATTGCGGAGACTGTGAAAAACTCATCCATCAGGGTTCGTAATTTATGTATTTGTATCAAcgaataaaatagaaattagTTATTGGAATTATGGTAATTTAATAAGCTAAACAATGTAGTGTTTTGAACTGATTACCTTCATCTCATGTGTTCACAGAATGTTACTGCGGGAAAAATTGTCGTGATGTTGCTTGCGTTGCTGATGTTGTAGCAAGTTACAGCTGCGAATCTATTTGTAACAAATTATTAGAGTGTGGTAATCATAACTGCAAAGCTTTATGTCACCCAGGGCTTTGCGAGCCATGTGTACTCAGACCAGAAGCTGTATCTCATTGTTGCTGCGGACAAACACTTTTAACTGAGCCACGAAATAGCTGTTTGGACGAGATTCCAGTTTGCGAAAAAAAGTGTTGCAAGCGTCTCAAGTGTGGGCAACCTAGTAAGTTGGCATACTTTTACACCTGACATTAATTTTCTCGTCTCTACGTATATGtgttcgaaaataatttatgtattatGTTATACTATTGTCAACGACAATGATATTCACATGCAGAAAACAAGCCATTTCTTAACTATAAATCTTGGATTATTTCTTAAGAacatataataattgataacacatgataatttcaattttttcctcaggTAATCCTCACATGTGCAAATCCAACTGTCATCAGGGAGAATGCCCTGAGTGCGAATTGACAACAAAAGTGAAATGTCGTTGCGGCAACATGGACAAAGAGATCCCGTGTAAAGAATTGACGACCAAGGCAGATGATGCACGATGCCAGAAGCGATGCATAAAGAAACGTTCTTGCGGAAGGCATAAATGTAACCAGATGTGTTGCATCGACATTGAACACATCTGCCCGTTGCCTTGTACGCATTCTCTGAGTTGCGGAAGACACAAATGCGAACAGACTTGTCACAAGGGTAAGTGCCTGAAACTTTTTCTAGTCAAATTCTAATTGCTACATTTAACAatgttaaatttaaaaatcttagGTAGATGTCAGCCTTGCTGGCGAAGCAGTTTTGAGGAACTTTATTGCGAGTGTGGAGCCGCTGTAATCTACCCTCCTGTACCATGTGGGACGAGACGCCCAACGTGCGACAGGCCTTGCTCACGACAGCATGTCTGTGATCACCCTGTGCTGCATAATTGTCATAGTGAGCCAACGTGTCCGCCTTGCACAGTACTCACGCAAAAATGGTGTTATGGTAAACACGAACTGCGAAAAGCAGTTCCCTGTCATGTTAACGAAGTTTCATGTGGGTTAGCATGTAATAAGCCTCTTTCATGTAAGAGGCACAAATGTATAACCATTTGTCATCCTGGGCCGTGTGAAAAACCGGGGCAAGTTTGTGCTCAGCCATGTACAACTGCAAGAGAATTGTGCGGACATAGTTGTTCAGCACCATGTCATGAAGGAAAATGTCCTGAAATTCCATGTAAAGAGATGGTCAAGGTTAgcataattaataaaaagcaTTCGCGATTCTATTTTAGAAATTCGTATGGCTCGTTCACCCATTgagttaatttaaaaaaattgtatatctCCTATTTTCAAGGTGACGTGTCAGTGTGGACACAGAACTATGAGCCGAGCCTGCGCAGAGAATTCTCGTGAGTTTCAAAGAATAGCTAGTGGAATTCTGGCTAGTAAAATGGCTGAGATGCAGCTGGGACATTCCGTAGATTTGGAAGACGTTCTAGGACAAGGTGCAAGAAAGCAAAATCAGTTAAAAACTTTGGAGTGTAACGAGGAGTGTAAGATGATTgaaagaaatcgaagattGGCGTTAGGACTGCAAATAGTCAATCCGGATCTAAGTGGGAAATTAATGCCGAGATACACTGAGTTTATGAAGCAGTGGGGTAAAAAAGATCCAGTCTTTTGCCAGATGGTACATGACAAACTAACTGAACTAGTTCAACTGGCAAAGATTTCTAAACAAAAATCTAGGAGCTACTCGTTCGAAAGTATGAACCGTGACAAACGTCATTTTGTTCACGAATATTGCGAACACTTTGGATGCGAAAGTCAAGCGTATGATCGAGAACCCAAACGTAATATTGTTGCTACTGCTGTGAAAGATAAGGTATACTTAATTATTCGCTACCTGTAATATTTTGCCACTTCACAAGAGCTATTCTATTTTGTAATGTGTAATTCATTCAACTTCAGTGCTGGTTACCAAGTTTAAGTTTACTTGAAATGCTACAACGAGAAAGTGGTCAGAGGAAAGTACCAGGACCAATGTTGAATTCTGCAACAGCTTCAAGCTCTCTCAggtaaaataacgaaaattctCTCAGACGAACCTAATATTGAGATGCTAC
Proteins encoded in this region:
- the LOC107219586 gene encoding protein shuttle craft isoform X1 — translated: MCLLKYESRWRQATLWWSQKPGKSLCHCGIAMASWDGSYYGPEDPNFHRYSDQGNVARNWSYYPENGSNVQPSISNLGQQHLANAYQDPQMAGGTQYARPQPFFENNRSQLNLPPFKCKSGNPNDKLKKKNYHGKLPFVPQQTIDPSVVENSNLHATAGEFIPSSLKALQTAGTNSSASSSENNGRIMLENYDSSTQHSGNLTFHDSNMPKVDHVDIRNKRDKKDRKYDANKKGDSYKQRDTQDAQYQNTNLFKNSVRNQNPKNRRFQNDRYSNTRHYSDNSSNYTSDKDSDRRKWTGNSSVRENFENGSYHGEEDATQSVEGTVNKHYKTSRHDNTRQSGGSAKYYGDQNYSSHNSEMKYSQTGGKSVRRYFNEDRGERYRDKRDRYSDKYESGIREKKTSYADYNGYKNNYEREERGERSRDKDKSKDKDNSKGIRDKEIENWRYKNDEDVKGGSNMKRLSNKRSEKDDDASQRERLTEQLNRGQLECLVCCDRVRQQDAVWSCSNCYHVLHLKCTKKWAKSSQAENGWRCPACQNVTAAIPEDYFCFCGNTNNPEWNRRDVAHSCGDVCGRLRSKSNCVHKCNLLCHPGPCPPCVAMVTKHCGCGRTSQTLKCSTGTPLVCSATCEKLLNCITHTCERKCHHGDCGDCEKLIHQECYCGKNCRDVACVADVVASYSCESICNKLLECGNHNCKALCHPGLCEPCVLRPEAVSHCCCGQTLLTEPRNSCLDEIPVCEKKCCKRLKCGQPSNPHMCKSNCHQGECPECELTTKVKCRCGNMDKEIPCKELTTKADDARCQKRCIKKRSCGRHKCNQMCCIDIEHICPLPCTHSLSCGRHKCEQTCHKGRCQPCWRSSFEELYCECGAAVIYPPVPCGTRRPTCDRPCSRQHVCDHPVLHNCHSEPTCPPCTVLTQKWCYGKHELRKAVPCHVNEVSCGLACNKPLSCKRHKCITICHPGPCEKPGQVCAQPCTTARELCGHSCSAPCHEGKCPEIPCKEMVKVTCQCGHRTMSRACAENSREFQRIASGILASKMAEMQLGHSVDLEDVLGQGARKQNQLKTLECNEECKMIERNRRLALGLQIVNPDLSGKLMPRYTEFMKQWGKKDPVFCQMVHDKLTELVQLAKISKQKSRSYSFESMNRDKRHFVHEYCEHFGCESQAYDREPKRNIVATAVKDKCWLPSLSLLEMLQRESGQRKVPGPMLNSATASSSLRNVEVLPLPTKKSPKVQSAPATSKSPEPEIDYFDYQG
- the LOC107219586 gene encoding protein shuttle craft isoform X2, translated to MASWDGSYYGPEDPNFHRYSDQGNVARNWSYYPENGSNVQPSISNLGQQHLANAYQDPQMAGGTQYARPQPFFENNRSQLNLPPFKCKSGNPNDKLKKKNYHGKLPFVPQQTIDPSVVENSNLHATAGEFIPSSLKALQTAGTNSSASSSENNGRIMLENYDSSTQHSGNLTFHDSNMPKVDHVDIRNKRDKKDRKYDANKKGDSYKQRDTQDAQYQNTNLFKNSVRNQNPKNRRFQNDRYSNTRHYSDNSSNYTSDKDSDRRKWTGNSSVRENFENGSYHGEEDATQSVEGTVNKHYKTSRHDNTRQSGGSAKYYGDQNYSSHNSEMKYSQTGGKSVRRYFNEDRGERYRDKRDRYSDKYESGIREKKTSYADYNGYKNNYEREERGERSRDKDKSKDKDNSKGIRDKEIENWRYKNDEDVKGGSNMKRLSNKRSEKDDDASQRERLTEQLNRGQLECLVCCDRVRQQDAVWSCSNCYHVLHLKCTKKWAKSSQAENGWRCPACQNVTAAIPEDYFCFCGNTNNPEWNRRDVAHSCGDVCGRLRSKSNCVHKCNLLCHPGPCPPCVAMVTKHCGCGRTSQTLKCSTGTPLVCSATCEKLLNCITHTCERKCHHGDCGDCEKLIHQECYCGKNCRDVACVADVVASYSCESICNKLLECGNHNCKALCHPGLCEPCVLRPEAVSHCCCGQTLLTEPRNSCLDEIPVCEKKCCKRLKCGQPSNPHMCKSNCHQGECPECELTTKVKCRCGNMDKEIPCKELTTKADDARCQKRCIKKRSCGRHKCNQMCCIDIEHICPLPCTHSLSCGRHKCEQTCHKGRCQPCWRSSFEELYCECGAAVIYPPVPCGTRRPTCDRPCSRQHVCDHPVLHNCHSEPTCPPCTVLTQKWCYGKHELRKAVPCHVNEVSCGLACNKPLSCKRHKCITICHPGPCEKPGQVCAQPCTTARELCGHSCSAPCHEGKCPEIPCKEMVKVTCQCGHRTMSRACAENSREFQRIASGILASKMAEMQLGHSVDLEDVLGQGARKQNQLKTLECNEECKMIERNRRLALGLQIVNPDLSGKLMPRYTEFMKQWGKKDPVFCQMVHDKLTELVQLAKISKQKSRSYSFESMNRDKRHFVHEYCEHFGCESQAYDREPKRNIVATAVKDKCWLPSLSLLEMLQRESGQRKVPGPMLNSATASSSLRNVEVLPLPTKKSPKVQSAPATSKSPEPEIDYFDYQG